The Euleptes europaea isolate rEulEur1 chromosome 7, rEulEur1.hap1, whole genome shotgun sequence genomic sequence ATACTCCTTTCAGGAAGGTGAGGACATGTGGATGCCTTGATGTGGTGTAGTCTCCGTCTGCTCTGCACTGGGGTGAGCGTAACCTGTGAAGAATCAAGGTACCTGATGATTAGTTGAGGATGTGAAGAGATCTGCCACTGGTTGCCCAAAGCGAGCGGAGATCGCTTGGAATGTCCATGGCTGGAGCGACCACTCGTCCTCGTCGATCTTCTGCCTGCTCAACCAGTTGGCCTGGACATTGAGCTCACCTTGGATGTGTTCCGCCCTGAGGGACATGAGGTGCTTTTCCACCCATTGCAGGATTCGGACAGCCTCCTGATGGAGTGCGGACGACTTGGACCCTCCTTGCTTGTTGAGGTGCGCCTTTGCGGCGATGTTGTCTGTCCAGATTAGCATGTGACTGTGTTCGAGCAGCTGCTGGAAGGACTTGAGGTCATTGTAGATGGCCAGGAGCTCGAGCTGGTTGGTGTGAAGGACCCTCTTGGCCCATGTGCCTTGCACCATCTGCTGATTCACCGTGGTGCCCCAGCCGTCTAGGCTGGTGTCAGTGGAGAGCTGGGTCATCCCCTGGTGCCAAAACTGTCAACCCCTCTAAAGGGTGGCGGGGTTTGCCAACCAGCACAGGCTGTGCTtgacggggtgggggagagtcaggtgagtgttcctcctctgaaaaaTGTGTTGTTGGTAGGGTTTGAGGAACAACTGGAGGGTGCGGGCATGTAAGCGGGTCCACAGAACTGAGTCTATGCAGGTGATCATCTGGCCCTGCAGCTGGGTTAAAGAAGACAGCCCGGTTGTCCTGGACTTGATTGTGCACTGGCCATAGTGCAGACTTTGGCAGCTTCGTCCCACGGGAGGTAGAGGGTATTGTGCAATCTATGAGGGTGTTGTGCAGTCTATGATGACTCCCAGATGCTGGAGTCATTGTGTTGGGGACATGTGGCTTTTGCTCATGTTGACTAGGAACCCGTGCGCCTCCAGTACTTGTATCACCCTCCATGTGTGCTGGACGGCCGTGCATTCCGTGGGAGCGGAAATCAGGAGGTCGTCGAGGTAGGGATAGATGTGAACTCCTTCCTTCCTGAGGAGGGCCACAAGGGTGACTAGAACCTTGGTGAACACTCTGGAAGCGGAGGAGAGACCAAAGGGGAGCACCTTGAACTGGATGTGGCGCTCTCTGTAGTTGAAGTGGAGGTAACAGCGATGGCTGACGTGGATGGGTATGTGGTGATATGCCTCCACGAGGTCTGTCGAGGACATGAAATTGCCGGGGTGAAGAGCCTCGACAATGGAGCAGAGGGTCTCCATCTGGAAATGCTTGGCGCAAATAAACCTGTTGATGTACTTCAGGTCCAGAATGGCACGCCAGTCCCCGTTCCTTTTGGGCACAATGAAAAAGATGGAGTAGACTCCGGAGGATCTCTCTTCCTGTGGGACATCCTTGATGGCCTGTATCTGCCACAGGTGACGTATGGCCGCCAAGGTCCTCATATGTTTGTTGCGGTTGGATGACGCCGGAGACTAAACAAAGCGGTCGGGGGGAGATTGTCGGAACTTGATCTGATAACCCATCCGGATTATCTGCTACACCCAGTGGTCGGGATCAGCTTGTTCCCATTGCTGACTGTAGTGGCACAGCCAACCCCCCACTGGTATTGATCTGACATCACTGTCTCTTTTGCTTGCTGAAGCAATCGGCTTTGTTGTTTCTGTGGGTCTGGAAGCCTCTATTGAATCTGCCGTCTCCTCTGGGTGACCCCCGTCCAGAAGGCCATGCTGGGCATCGTGTATCAGACCTTGGCCATGGGAGGGAGTGGAAGGAGCAAAAGGACAGGTAGGAGGAAGATGAATGTCCCCTGCTGTCTCTCTTGAGGCTCCGGGGTAGCACCTTCTTTTTGTCCTTTGTGTCTACCAGGATCGGGTCAAGTCTGTCACCGAAGAGGCAAATCCCCTGGCATGGGTAGGCCAGGAGCATGGCCTTGGAGGAAAAGTCGGCTGGCCAAGGCCTGAGCCACAATGCTCTCCTGGTAACTATGTTGGCCACCACCATTCCGGCACTGAGTGTCAAGGTATCCAAAGTAGCATCTGCCAGAAAAGTGATAGCTTTCTGCACTCTATTCATGCCTTCGGTGGCATGTTTGTGCTCATGTGGGATGAGGGTAGCTAGCTTCCTCGCCCAAACTATGGCTGCCTGAGCAATGAGGGACACAGAAGCAGAGGCTTGCATAGCCGTGGTCAGGGTGTTGTGGGCTTTCCTGGATGCCAGGTCAGCCCACCTATCGAGGAGGTCCTTGAGTGAGCCCATGCCATCCTTGGACAAGAGGCCAGAGGACTGCAGTGCTGCTACAGGTGCGTCCACTAATGGAAGTTTGAACATGTCCATAACATGTGGCGCCAGGGTGTATAAGCCTTTGGCACTCCGTGGGAACTGCCTGTGCGAAGTcggtctttcccattctcacttGACCACCTCTTCAAAAAACTCGGGGAAGGGGACCACCTTGCCAGAGCGTTGAGGCCTGGGGGAAAACTCCTTGGGCCCTTTGGGTCGGGAGTTGAGCTTGTGCTCCTCCCCTGGCTCTGTGGCTTCTGTTAGGTCAAAGGCCATAATTGCTTTGGAGATGAGGTGCTGGTAATCCTCCCCCACAAATAGTTTGGTGTGTTGGTCTATGGTGGTTGGAAGCTCCTCCTCGTCCGAAGAGAACTCTCCGTcctctctttcctccctctccaAGGCCACAGAGGCAGCTGGTGAGTCCACTCTATGGCTGGGGCTCTGTGGGGGCCAGGCTTTTCATTCTGCCTTGGTGGGCCATGGAGTCCTGTCCCCGGGGCAGTGGGCTTGGCTCTCGCACTTGTGTCCCTCCAGTTCAGGGGAGGAATCCAGCTGCGAGGCTtggtatccccctccccaagaagatGCAGCATTGGCTGCCTGAAGGAAGGGAAACTCTTCTCTGGGTGCCCACCTCATGAGAGCCAGAAGGTCCTTGGCCTTCTGCCCATCCCCCACATCCAAGAATCTGGGCCCCTGTAGCTCACCGCAACATTGAGGCGACTCCAGCTGGTGTGTGGCAGTTGCAGCATGCTGCAGCTCGTGACTGGGTCTCTTGCTGCGCACACTGGTGAAGGGGGCCTCTCCCAGGGGGGGCACCTCATGGCACACCCTTTCCCCCACTTGTGGCTCGTGCCGAAAGTCCTTGCCGCCCCCGCGGGCCAAATGGACCTTTGCTGCAGCGTTGTCGTCCTGGCGGGGCTTCTTAGAGTTGCTCTTGCCGGCgtccttctttttcctctttccacCAGTGGCACTCTTTTGCAGCTCCAGGGGGTTCCGTCCAGTCGCCTTGCTGCTTCTGGGCTCTACCACCTCCGTGTGAGCTGCTGGCCGATCTGCTGCCGCCGGGCTCCATTGCTTCTGCGGGGGCCCGGCCAGCCGCCATACTGCGGCGGCTGGGCTCTGCCACCTCTGTGGGGGCCTAGCTGGTTGATTTAATTTCTGTGGGCTCTACCACCTCCGCGGGAGCCCTGCTAGTCGCTCAGATGGTCCTCGGCTCAACCGCCTCCATGGAAGCCCATGTGGCCGCGTTCCCAGACTTCACGGCTGAGAGGACTCCGGACACGTGGTCCTCCGGCCAGAGGAACCCTTTGGCTCCCGTATGAAAGGAGTGGCTATTGCTTGCTGTTTTTTTGATGGTGAAGAAAAAAAGTCGAGCTGGTAGATGTAGTTGCCGTTTGAATCATTGGAGGCTTAGAAGCCTGCTCCCACATGTCTACTTGGGTTGCAGACAGAGCAACATGATCAGCTGCCTTACCCTTAGCTAGGCAGGAAGGAAACTGGAGACAGAGGGTGATTCCAAGCAGGAAGTGGGAAACGTTTTTTAGTTCCTGCCTACCTTAGAACCGGAAAGGAatcacccatctgtctccaagatgtCCTTCGCCTCAGAGGGAGAAGAGATGGTTCAGTGAACTTCAGGCTACAAAATACTAGGACtgccaaactgtttttgcagTATAACTGGCTGGATCTCTGAGAAATCCTACATATCAGACCCTGCAACTGAGACAGCTGCAAATTAAATTATGGATAGCGCCTATCATGTTATCCATCTCCATTGCTATCCCATCATAAACATTCCCAAGGCTTAAAAGATGTCACCTGAAAGCTTtgttaaaaatttttttattttatttataacatttgtatgctgtctttctgcctttacaagggccaccaaggcagctaacaatttaaaacctacataataaaaccacatttttaaaaccattaaaacaccccccaaacacacattaaaacaattaaaaagaacagaTTTAAAACACATACCAAACATaaaaatagcaattaaaatattggttaggaaagagggatcactgagggaatgcccaACAAAACATGAAATTCTTcactcactggcagaagatggcaacagaagaggacagacaAAACTCCCTGGGGAGAgcgttccagagctttggtgccatgaccaagaaggccctttcccatGTTGCCACCTgcataatctcagaaggtgggggcacccaaagcagggctccAAAGATGACTATAGTAGCCAGGCAGGTTCGTAAGGGAGTAATTTGTCCCCTCAGGTATGTTGATTCCAAACCAAactatatagggctttgaaggttaagACCAACactctgaattgtgcccagaaacaaattgggtgccagtgtagatgggccttCTGGCtgaagcattctgtaccaattgaagtttccaaacacttctcaaagTCTGCCCTATGTAGTGTGCAGTgcggtaatctaatctagatgtaaccagggcatgcaccacagtggccagatttcTTCTGCACAGGAAAGGCCGCAGTTGGCTATCCAGTAGAAGCTGGTAAAAATCACTCAggtgcttatccagcagtaggcctagATCCAAGAGCAGCCCCCCAGACTACATCATTCGAATACTTGTCACTGTTTTATGGGAACTAAAAGTTTAACAAACAGGTATTTGAAGACAGGACAGTAAAAAGACATCTGATAagggcaagccccccccccccaacagtaaaAGATGGTGCAGAATTGTAAAGTCCACAAACTTGagtgggggaagaaacccaaaaTTATAATTAAGCATAATCTTCTCTTGGGTTTCACATATATATGATACATGGGATTTTTTAGGATTACTACATTTTTgtaaagatattgtcgaaggctttcacggtcagagttcattggttcttgtaggttatccgggctgtgtaaccgtggtcttggaattttctttcctgacgtttcgccagcaactgtggcaggcatcttcagagtagtaacactgaaggacagtgtctctcagtgtcaagtgtgtaggaagagtaattactcttcctacacacttgacactgagagacactgtccttcagtgttactactctgaagatgcctgccacagttgctggcgaaacgtcaggaaagaaaattccaagaccacggttacacagcccggataacctacaagaaccaattttgtaAAGATGTTTATGATAGATAAGAACGCGTAAATACATTTACAAACAGTTGGTTGCAAAGTTGTTGATCGTTTTCATCCAGTGCATGTAACTTGTCTACAGTGTACATTATCAGCACAACAGAGTTAATCAGGGCTTCTCGTGAATTTAACCCATTTGATACCCACAAATGAATGGTAAACTAATAAAGCTTGCATATAATGCAATTCTGAAGTTAGTCCAATTGCCAGGAAGGAAACAATGTTCCATTAAAGTTCAACAAAGattttatttggctgaatttctCCCCAAGGAAAGCTTACTAATTGGTAAGGAATCTTGATCCCATGCTCTCCTTGTCTTTCCTCAAATTGCACTTTTGTGTAATTGCACTcattcatccccccaccccaaaccacatAAATACACAGGTTTGAGGCCGGAGCATTCGTGATGAACATGCTTCAGTCAAAAGAGCTTTCATAGGCCTGGAAGTCTGGCCAGAGGAGCAGCCTCAAAAGGCATTGTGAGCACCTTGTTCCTAGGGATGAGTCCCGAGATCTGAGTCTGCTTTAACAAGGGTGATCTTTCTTAGGcatttttttctaataatattATTCTTGCTAAGAATAGGCAGTTCCTGTCCAcataagtttttttgggggggtgtagaGTGGTAAAATACTGCTGCAGCCCATCCAACTCCTCAAACCAGCTTGATTAATCCTGAGAGAGACTACAGTTACAACAGACAGGAGCACTGAAGCCTCTCTCCACCTCCTTCTCAAGGCTGGTGAAAGCAGCATTGGAAAACAAGGAGCCACCCCTTAACTACCAGCAGCGTGACCATATCATTCCTAAATAGCTAGGACTGATGGAGGTAGATAAGAGGGGAAAATGTGCCTGCGCTTGTGTCTTCAATGGCCTTTGCTTCAGAATCTGTAGTAATCTTAAAACTGCTGCTCGAAAAGTGCTCAGAAATGGCTTGAGCAGCCCACGGCACCAGCAACCTGCTCACTCACTGTGATTCTACTTCAAAATATATGTAGATTAAAATCATGTTTAATTTAATAGGAGTCGTAAGGCGTATAACTAATGCAGGATAGCGTTGTAAAATGTACACGTAGGTGAATATATTTAGGATTAGAAGTTAAGGCTTTGTTTCTATCCTTGCTGTTTTGATCTATACTTTGAGAAACAGATTTATTTTAATATTGCACGTATAAGATTTTTAAAGGCAGTTATAAATGTTCAATTCAACTGTGTTGTGAATATATCCTTGTTCGTTTTCTTGCCAAATCAGTGTAATTTGCCAAATAAAGTTACTATTATTAGTGCTATCTGTGCTTTCTTTGAAATATATTTCAGGTAAACTTTCActtattttcccccaaactttgtAACATATTCCCATTGTGCTTGAGCAGAGGCCATCATTATCCCTCATTACCAAATAACCCATTACACTTTTATAGAGTATAAAAATGTGGTCCTGCCTGCCATTAAGCAGCTAAGTGAACATAACATCAAAATCAACGGTACTGGGGTAAGATTTGACTTGCAGCCACAGAATCAGCGCTGTGCTAAACAAGTTGCCATATTCCTACCCTGTCACTTGAAGAGTTAAAAAACAGCTCTACTGATTTAActgccccctccacccacccaccctcatcCTGTTGCAGGAAGCAGGAATTTAATTGCAGGTAGTGCACAGCATGTATGAGCATGGGCAGAGATCTTTGAGGGGAACACTTTTCTCTAGACAAAGATAACGGGTAAAATATCCCCAGTTGTGACCACCTGTTCTTACGTGAGTGGAAAAACGTTATCATTTTGGGAGAATGTCTCATCATGGATACTTTTGACTGCATTAGACGAGAAGGGACCTGAAAAAGCAACTGTTTTTGATAATCTGACAAAGTTTTGCCTTCAATTTTAGTGAAAATTCACTGAATAATATGCACCCAAGTACCTTGAGTAATCAATACTAGATTTCAAAACCTACTGGGCCCAATCAAGCCCAAAGTAAGCATTACGGGATGCCTTCATTTCAGTACAAGAGTTAAACAGATGCTTAAAATTCCCCTACATCAACAGGGCTGCAAGAAACCTCAGCTAAGCCTCTACATCCTGGCCTGCAACGATGGATATGATGTATTGATCTCCAGTATATCACACAGATTACATGAGCTATAGTATTTTCCCCTCCACATGCAACATAGCAATGAATAGGAAGAATAATCAAGAGGCACAAGTCTCCGAAAAGTGAAGGGAGATCCTTCTAGCAGCTAGCTAGAATCTAGCTTAATACTGAAGAACGAAAAGTTGCCTGTGTATTAATTACATTGCGGCTAGAAGCACTACATTTAGGTAGACTCTAGTTTTGTTTAGTAACCCAAACTAGCTTAAAATTACTCTGGTTCATTATGTTCCTCCCATGTGAGTGCCAATCAAGGCATCCCTTGGACTTCAGCATAAGAGCTAAACACATGATTAGCCCCTCTCAGGCAAATCAATAGGATCTAAGAATGCTGGCCTGCATTTCCTGAACATGTGTCAAACTCACTTAGGCTGCTTTACCATGAAATATGAATACATGTCGTTTTACAAGAATGGTAATTTTGTTCCAAGATTTTACCAAAATATAGATATCATCATTTCTAGGGTCTTGTATTTTATATGCGTAGCTATTGGAAAGATCATTGCCCCCAAAATATAGCCAGATTTTACACTACTATAGGGAGGCCTTTTTTCTCATTATTAGCCTGTCCAGATTAAGTGGGCCCATGGCAAACaatacatataaaaatcagcCATTCATTCAGAACAGAAGCAACAATAAGTTTTAGTTCACTATAGGAACATTCAATAAAACCAATCAACAACCAGTATTTGATTCAGCTTTTGCATTTCATAAGCCCCTCTCTTTATTTCTTTCAACATTTGGATTTCATAAGAAAAAGTACATTTGGGCATCTGTTTACAAAGGTGGAACTTCTGTGAAAAGGTGAAAAAATGCCATAGGAAACTGTTTCAATTTAATTCAAGCAAAAAAACCATGTTCACAGTAGTTGCAGGCAAAAGGTAAGTTGGTGTGATACCAGTTACCTCGGAGCTAAGGACCCGTACAGTAGTTCTCTCTCAAGTTGTTCTGCTGTAAGCGTTCCTTGTATAGCTTCACAACCTGGGTTAAATACAGAGTAAGCACTTTTTTCTCCATTCTGTCGTTCTCTAGGGCCACGGGTTCCTACATAGATCCAATAAAACATAGACAGGACAAAGTAGGGCAAACCAAACTCCAGTTCCACAAAGAGTCCCAGTAAGACCAGCCAGAGGAGAAACTTGAGAAAGGTCACATTCATAAAAAAATAATGGGTCCACCGTGGTGGAGGGGTTGAAACCGCATGGTCTGTGGGGCTGTGTGTTCTTTGACTGGATTCCTAGGAAGTGAGAGCAATAAGAGATAATATGGTTAGTCATGTAATGGATGTGATGTTttgtaaaaacaggaaaaaaaggctAAATGGACTAAGGACGTTGTGATTGGAACTCACCAACCCTTAACAGTCCTCACAATATACACtaattccctccccacacacacatcagaaAGACAGACATTTTATTCATTATGGAATGTAAAGCAGAAAGCATAACAATATTTTAGAGTCAATGTACGAGCAAAAGAACAGGTCTAGGACTGATGTTAAAGTCCTGCTTGAGCAGATTATCTCCCAACCTGGCCTGCTTCACAAAGTTgtcagggttgccaaatgccaggtggtggctgaagatctagggttgcaactaatctccaggcaatagagatcagttcacctggagaaaatggacgctttggaaggtggactgtatggcattacaccccattgaagtctctcccctccctatactcttccctcctcaggctccactcccccctcaaaaaaactttccagttatttcccaacccagagctggcagcccccaagttggggggggggacttgataaacccttgggggaaaggcagcatattAAATAATTAACATATATGAACCTTCAAAGACTAACAGAGTTGATGAATGGTGTTAAACCTTTCAGGAAGTTTGGTGGGCAGAAgactccccatccttccccccacaCTCAACATCTGTGGGGGTTGACCTGCCCTGACCCAGTTACACTGTGGCGTCCGAGTTGTTTTAAGGCCAtctggtttatggttttaatgcAAGTTTTTAAGTTGCCATTTCATAGTTTTACGTATTTTAAAGGTGGTTATCCACCTtgagcccggccttggttggaaatgagggtgggctataaattggaataataaatacataaataaactagAAGTGCAAAGAATAGAAAGCTTACATACATACAGATGAAGCAACGTGTGATGTATACTATCACTTAAAATTGTTCATTACTTTTCCTGGAAAAAGCCCAATCTGTATGTGGATGGGTATGTATATGTTTGTGCTTAAtttgaaaatattaataaaatattttttttaaaaaaaataaagacataAATACAATTGCACGTGTGTATTAATGAATAACCCACGTTCTGAAATAGCTTTCAATAcatggagataattcacagtgggtagccatgtgagTCTgatgcagcagtagaaaagagcaagagtccaggagcaccttcaagactaacagaactattttctggcagggtaggagctttctgaagaagtgagcggtggctcacgaaagctcgtcccctgcccgaaaatatttttgttagtcttgaaggtgctcctggactcttgctcttttctactccttccAATACATGCACAGCCGCGGCAGAAAAGTGCAACCCGAAACCGCAAGCAGCCAGGCCCAACCGAGCAGCTGTTCCAGCGCCGCCCAGGGCTTCACTCCACCCCGCAGATCTCAATGGGCTGGAGTAACGTCACAAACAAGGGCGTCGTCAAGCGCGTCTATTgacgcacgggaggctttgccttgggtttgccactcttcagatgcgctcttcccccccccccacatccaaaTTCTCCATACTCAACCCCCAGCCCCCCgcgcagagttttgaggattcagacggggggggggaaatgcgcatctggagagcggcgagTCCAAGGCGAAGCCTCCCGTGCGTAAAAGCGGCCCGATCGGCCGGGGCGCCTGAGCGGCGGcggcgccgcctcctcctcctgcggAGCGGCTCCTTCGAGGCGGGGCCCCCCAGCTCAGCCCCGCCGGACCCACCTCGTGCGAGGGCTGCGCCCCTCCGGCGCCTGGAGCCGCGGGCTGGGCGGGGGGCTTTGCGGGCTGGGGGCGGGCGGCGGTGGCGCCGCGGGCGGCTCGGAACTCGGCCAGCCGTCGCTCCATGGAGGCGCAGGAGGGCcggccggagggagggaggcgcgGGCAGAAGGGCGCTTTGCTGCCTGCGTCGGCCTGGATCTGCTCCGGGGCGGAGGGGAGCCCAGCAGCGCGCCgcccagggggagggaggggaggggacggggCCCTCGCCCAGCTCTCCGCCCGCCTCCGCCCGGccgggccatttattcatggtaggttttgccttggagttgccactctctcgatgcacatttcccccatctgaattctcaaaactctgcaggggggcttattgttgagtttggaggatagggatggggggaaagtgcatctaaagagtggcaaa encodes the following:
- the SAYSD1 gene encoding SAYSvFN domain-containing protein 1 — its product is MERRLAEFRAARGATAARPQPAKPPAQPAAPGAGGAQPSHEESSQRTHSPTDHAVSTPPPRWTHYFFMNVTFLKFLLWLVLLGLFVELEFGLPYFVLSMFYWIYVGTRGPRERQNGEKSAYSVFNPGCEAIQGTLTAEQLERELLYGSLAPR